One Clostridium estertheticum DNA segment encodes these proteins:
- the hemW gene encoding radical SAM family heme chaperone HemW has translation MKEVALYIHIPFCKQKCLYCDFPSFAGIEEHMLHYAVALAKEINSIKNKKIKTIFIGGGTPTYLSLEGWRIIKESIDALDTRGDLEFTVEGNPGTFTTEILELFKKMGVNRLSIGLQAFQDSLLKSLGRIHTIEDFKQSFEMARKLGFNNINVDLMFGLPCQTFEQWQETLKNVTELNPEHLSCYSLIVEEGTPFFKRFEGGTLKLPDEEIDRAMYHETIVYLREKGYLQYEISNFAKDKMACRHNLVYWEMEEYIGCGSASHSYIDGFRYRNEENVEAYMEKINVHGSAIVEKVKNSTKDDMEEFMFMGLRKTIGISKSQFQKRFKIDIHSVYEVVISKYTSCGLMVENDDNIFLTHEGIEVSNIIMAEFLLP, from the coding sequence ATGAAAGAAGTTGCGTTGTATATACATATTCCCTTTTGCAAGCAAAAGTGTTTATATTGTGATTTTCCGTCTTTTGCAGGTATTGAGGAACATATGCTACATTATGCCGTAGCCTTAGCCAAAGAAATTAATAGTATAAAAAATAAAAAAATAAAAACTATTTTTATAGGTGGGGGAACTCCCACCTATTTATCTTTGGAGGGCTGGAGAATAATAAAAGAAAGTATTGATGCATTAGATACCCGCGGGGATTTAGAATTTACAGTAGAAGGAAATCCAGGAACCTTTACAACGGAAATATTAGAGCTTTTTAAAAAAATGGGAGTAAATAGACTTAGTATTGGACTTCAAGCCTTTCAAGATTCGCTTCTAAAAAGCCTTGGGAGAATTCATACTATAGAAGATTTCAAACAAAGTTTTGAAATGGCTAGGAAGTTAGGGTTTAATAACATAAATGTAGATTTAATGTTTGGGCTGCCATGTCAAACTTTTGAGCAGTGGCAAGAGACATTGAAAAACGTCACTGAACTTAATCCAGAACATTTATCTTGCTATAGTTTAATAGTAGAAGAAGGAACACCTTTTTTTAAAAGATTTGAGGGGGGGACATTAAAGCTTCCAGATGAGGAAATAGATCGAGCTATGTACCATGAAACAATAGTATATTTAAGAGAAAAAGGATATTTACAATATGAAATTTCAAATTTTGCAAAAGACAAAATGGCTTGTAGACACAATTTAGTATATTGGGAAATGGAGGAGTATATTGGTTGTGGGTCTGCTTCTCATTCATATATTGATGGGTTTAGGTATAGAAATGAAGAAAATGTAGAAGCATATATGGAGAAAATAAATGTCCATGGTAGTGCAATAGTAGAAAAAGTGAAAAATTCAACTAAAGACGACATGGAAGAGTTTATGTTCATGGGCCTTAGAAAGACCATAGGCATTAGCAAAAGTCAATTCCAAAAAAGATTTAAAATTGATATACATAGTGTTTATGAGGTAGTAATAAGTAAATATACAAGTTGTGGACTCATGGTGGAAAATGATGATAATATTTTTTTAACACATGAAGGCATTGAAGTATCTAATATAATTATGGCAGAGTTTCTTCTACCATAA